Proteins from a genomic interval of Pseudomonas sp. RC10:
- a CDS encoding DUF485 domain-containing protein, with amino-acid sequence MNALKQLPVPPLHTDEKALAIESFERCMAAKNRMLVTLSAVFFTYYFAFIVGAGWFRDIYVLPLMGGVNVGTAFAVSQYFFVAGLALIYAYRMKAIDIQITTFSDAWRKVHEHC; translated from the coding sequence ATGAATGCGCTCAAACAACTTCCCGTCCCGCCGCTGCACACGGATGAAAAAGCGTTGGCGATTGAATCTTTCGAACGCTGCATGGCCGCAAAAAACCGAATGCTGGTCACGCTGAGTGCCGTTTTTTTCACCTACTATTTCGCGTTCATTGTCGGAGCAGGGTGGTTTCGCGACATTTATGTATTGCCGTTGATGGGTGGGGTCAATGTGGGGACTGCGTTTGCGGTGTCGCAGTACTTCTTCGTTGCGGGCCTTGCCCTGATCTATGCGTATCGGATGAAAGCCATTGATATTCAAATAACAACGTTTTCCGACGCCTGGAGAAAAGTCCATGAACACTGTTAA